A single window of Pontibacillus chungwhensis DNA harbors:
- a CDS encoding rhodanese-like domain-containing protein — protein sequence MMERIDYFKAKLDATISPMGYQSLVNETPESVILVDVRIGAKAQEERIPGSWEIPLNQLEERINEFPKDKTIVLYCWDTWCTLAAKAAIPLLHKGYDAKELYGGIAAWKKIGFSVQKEEGNGGMNCYC from the coding sequence ATGATGGAAAGAATTGATTACTTTAAGGCCAAGTTAGATGCAACCATTAGTCCTATGGGGTATCAATCGCTAGTGAACGAAACGCCTGAAAGCGTAATTCTTGTCGATGTTCGAATCGGTGCGAAAGCTCAAGAAGAGCGTATCCCAGGGTCATGGGAGATCCCGCTTAATCAATTAGAGGAAAGAATAAATGAGTTCCCGAAGGACAAAACGATTGTCCTCTATTGTTGGGATACGTGGTGTACCCTGGCTGCTAAAGCAGCAATCCCGTTATTGCATAAGGGGTATGATGCGAAGGAATTATATGGGGGTATAGCTGCCTGGAAGAAGATTGGCTTCTCTGTTCAAAAAGAAGAAGGTAATGGTGGAATGAACTGTTATTGTTAG
- a CDS encoding MarR family winged helix-turn-helix transcriptional regulator, protein MQIQDSYGFLLAKVEEEMEALFTEYLRKLHITAPQFGVLQHIEQYPNASQIQVSEALFIDRTTMVAHVDHLEKIDLIKRVRNPNDRRSFGLTVTEYGVSALKKGRKQLNKTENSVLSVLDQDEKGHLKSILKKVWNSIQEGEHDGKN, encoded by the coding sequence TTGCAGATACAAGATTCTTATGGTTTTTTACTGGCTAAAGTAGAAGAGGAAATGGAAGCGTTATTTACGGAGTACTTAAGAAAATTACATATAACCGCCCCGCAGTTTGGGGTATTACAACACATTGAACAGTATCCGAATGCATCTCAAATCCAAGTTTCCGAAGCGCTATTCATTGATCGAACGACGATGGTAGCTCATGTAGATCATTTAGAAAAGATTGATTTGATTAAAAGAGTGAGAAATCCAAATGATCGACGTTCTTTTGGATTAACGGTTACGGAGTATGGAGTATCCGCGCTAAAAAAGGGAAGAAAACAATTGAATAAAACAGAAAATTCTGTTTTATCGGTGTTAGATCAAGATGAAAAAGGTCATCTTAAATCCATTTTGAAAAAGGTTTGGAATTCTATTCAAGAGGGGGAGCATGATGGAAAGAATTGA
- the thrS gene encoding threonine--tRNA ligase produces the protein MNESMIYMIFPDGKEKEYPKGSTLEDIAVSISQSLKKRSVGGRVNGELYDFKRPIEEDARISLVSLDSNDGLELMRHTSAHVLAQAVKRIYGEARFGVGPVIENGFYYDIKVDHSIQKEDLLKIEKEMKKIISENLEIKREALSREEAERLFFHDPYKMELLQAIPSHEPVTVYRQGEFVDLCRGPHVPSTKWIKSFSLTSVAGAYWRGDSSQDVMQRVYGIAFASAEDKQAYENFLEEAEKRNHRKLGKELDLFMFSEEAPGMPFYLRKGQTIRNELERFLRDLQHSFDYEEVRTPMMMNQRLWEQSGHWDHYKENMYFSEVDDQRFALKPMNCPGHMLIYKDQLHSYRDLPIRMAEFGQVHRHEFSGALNGMLRVRTFCQDDAHIFVTPEQIEDEIRSCLNLIDYVYQTFGFDYSIELSTRPEDSMGDDSLWNQAENALETVLQSLGYNYTVNEGDGAFYGPKIDVHIKDALNRSHQCATVQLDFQMPEKFDLSYVDKDGQKTRPVVLHRAVFGSIDRFLGILIEHFGGAFPDWLAPVQVKVIPVSNQVHGQYAEELRDRLKHNGVRAETDFREEKLGYKVRDVQMKKIPYLLVVGDDEEQHGAVQVRQYGQEGTYKKSLEEFESDLLDRISERVL, from the coding sequence ATGAACGAAAGTATGATCTATATGATTTTTCCAGATGGAAAGGAAAAAGAGTACCCAAAAGGAAGTACGTTAGAAGATATTGCTGTCTCTATTAGCCAAAGCTTGAAAAAGAGATCAGTTGGAGGACGAGTAAATGGGGAATTGTATGATTTCAAGCGTCCTATTGAAGAAGATGCACGCATTTCGTTAGTCTCTTTAGATTCTAATGATGGATTAGAGTTAATGCGCCACACAAGTGCACATGTATTAGCACAAGCCGTTAAACGAATTTATGGGGAGGCTAGGTTTGGAGTAGGACCGGTTATTGAAAATGGGTTCTACTATGACATAAAAGTAGACCATTCCATACAGAAAGAAGATCTTCTAAAAATTGAAAAAGAAATGAAGAAGATCATAAGTGAAAACTTGGAAATAAAGAGAGAAGCTTTATCACGAGAAGAGGCGGAACGTCTCTTCTTCCATGATCCTTATAAGATGGAGCTACTACAAGCTATTCCAAGTCACGAACCTGTAACTGTTTATCGACAAGGGGAATTTGTCGACCTTTGCAGAGGTCCACATGTTCCGTCTACAAAGTGGATCAAATCCTTTTCTCTTACGAGTGTAGCGGGAGCATATTGGAGAGGTGACAGCAGCCAGGATGTGATGCAGCGTGTGTATGGAATTGCTTTTGCTTCTGCAGAAGATAAACAAGCGTACGAAAATTTCTTAGAAGAAGCAGAGAAGCGGAACCACCGTAAGTTAGGAAAAGAGCTTGATTTATTTATGTTCTCTGAAGAAGCTCCGGGCATGCCGTTTTACTTACGGAAGGGTCAAACAATAAGGAATGAATTAGAAAGATTCCTCAGAGACTTGCAGCATTCATTTGATTATGAAGAAGTCAGAACTCCAATGATGATGAATCAGCGGCTTTGGGAACAATCGGGTCACTGGGACCATTATAAAGAGAATATGTATTTCTCAGAAGTAGATGATCAGCGCTTTGCTCTAAAGCCGATGAACTGTCCGGGGCATATGTTGATCTACAAGGATCAGCTTCATTCATACAGGGATCTTCCGATTCGAATGGCGGAATTTGGTCAGGTCCACCGCCATGAATTTAGCGGAGCGCTAAATGGGATGCTTCGGGTGAGAACATTTTGTCAGGATGACGCTCATATCTTCGTAACACCGGAACAAATTGAAGATGAAATTCGTTCCTGTTTAAATTTAATTGATTATGTGTATCAGACATTTGGTTTCGATTATTCGATTGAGCTTTCAACAAGACCAGAAGATTCAATGGGAGACGATAGTCTATGGAATCAGGCCGAAAATGCATTAGAGACAGTCCTTCAGTCACTTGGATATAACTACACTGTGAATGAAGGGGACGGTGCTTTTTACGGACCGAAGATTGATGTTCATATTAAAGATGCTCTAAACAGAAGTCATCAATGCGCTACAGTCCAGCTTGATTTCCAAATGCCTGAGAAATTTGACCTTTCTTATGTAGATAAGGACGGGCAGAAGACACGACCTGTGGTTCTCCATAGGGCGGTATTTGGTTCGATAGACAGATTCTTAGGCATTTTGATTGAACACTTTGGAGGAGCTTTCCCAGACTGGCTTGCACCTGTTCAAGTAAAGGTAATTCCAGTATCGAACCAGGTTCACGGGCAGTATGCGGAGGAGCTGAGAGACCGTTTAAAACATAATGGGGTTCGGGCGGAAACCGATTTTCGGGAAGAGAAACTAGGATATAAAGTTCGTGACGTTCAGATGAAAAAAATTCCATATCTACTCGTGGTAGGTGATGATGAAGAACAGCATGGAGCGGTTCAGGTGAGGCAATATGGTCAAGAAGGGACTTATAAGAAGTCACTTGAGGAATTTGAATCAGATCTGCTGGATAGGATATCTGAAAGAGTGTTATAA
- a CDS encoding cell wall hydrolase has translation MPRVKYTDSDIALMARMMRAEAVGEGKQGMLYVGNVIVNRAAANCLDFKDLRTISDVIYQVQGGNYSFEAVQKGNLFYNRARSTEKRLAEKNLKFWRQFPAKYSLWYFNPSGSCPPTWYGQPFAGQYKEHCYYEPQANTCASVYR, from the coding sequence ATGCCGAGAGTAAAATATACAGATTCAGATATTGCCCTAATGGCTAGGATGATGAGAGCGGAAGCGGTGGGTGAAGGCAAGCAGGGAATGCTTTATGTGGGGAATGTGATTGTAAATCGGGCGGCAGCCAATTGTTTGGACTTTAAAGATTTGAGGACGATCTCTGATGTTATTTACCAAGTTCAAGGAGGGAACTACTCGTTTGAAGCGGTCCAAAAAGGAAACCTTTTTTATAATAGGGCCAGGTCTACAGAGAAGCGATTGGCTGAAAAGAATCTAAAATTCTGGAGACAATTTCCGGCTAAGTATTCACTTTGGTATTTCAACCCTTCAGGTTCTTGTCCACCTACATGGTATGGTCAACCGTTTGCAGGTCAGTATAAAGAACATTGTTATTATGAACCGCAAGCTAACACATGTGCGAGCGTATATCGATAA
- a CDS encoding long-chain fatty acid--CoA ligase, with the protein MLTNHYDYYPNRVTKSLSVPQTTLYHNLEVAAARFPEHPAISYYGSEISYRTFKDEAKALAGYLQHKLNVEKGEPVLIFMQNSPQYAVSFYGINRADALVVPINPMLTSEELAFFIQDSEIKHAIVGQELYERVQPLMKSTTLESIVVASYHDYLPAQPMDGLPPEVLTPPQSFHHAGTYYWKDALAAGFEPKPAEAGPDDLCVMPYTSGTTGKPKGCMHTNSTVQANAVSAYNWVSITMDSVHLTTLPLFHVTGMLHSLHAPVYGGCTMVILTRWDREMAARMIEEKQVTHWVMISTMLIDFLSNPNLSSYNISTLQVLAGGGAALPEAVGNKLYEMTGLKFIEGYGLSETISHTHFNPPDRPKLQCLGVPSFDVDARIIDPATQQELGVNETGEIVVNGPQVFVGYYNEADNEGAFLELEGKTFFRTGDIGRVDEEGYFFIVDRVKRMINASGYKVWPTEVESLLYNHPAIQQACVVGVPDPRRGETVKAFVILNEDAVGQVTEDEIIEWSKEHMAAYKYPRLIEFRDSLPTTSSGKILWRQLQEEEKSRV; encoded by the coding sequence ATGTTAACGAATCATTATGACTATTATCCGAATCGTGTAACGAAAAGTCTGTCTGTACCACAAACGACGCTTTACCATAACTTAGAGGTAGCGGCTGCTCGTTTTCCTGAACATCCTGCCATATCTTATTATGGAAGCGAGATCTCTTATCGAACTTTTAAGGACGAAGCAAAAGCTCTTGCAGGGTATCTTCAGCATAAGCTTAACGTTGAAAAAGGAGAGCCAGTTTTAATCTTTATGCAAAACTCTCCTCAATACGCGGTAAGCTTTTACGGCATTAATCGCGCTGATGCCTTAGTCGTTCCAATTAACCCCATGCTTACGTCAGAGGAATTAGCCTTTTTTATACAAGATAGTGAAATCAAACACGCAATCGTTGGACAGGAGCTGTATGAACGGGTGCAGCCCCTTATGAAATCAACAACGCTTGAATCCATTGTTGTGGCCTCTTATCATGATTATCTGCCTGCTCAACCGATGGATGGGCTACCGCCAGAAGTACTCACCCCGCCACAGTCATTCCACCATGCGGGCACGTATTACTGGAAAGATGCTTTAGCAGCCGGGTTTGAACCTAAGCCGGCCGAGGCAGGACCTGATGATTTATGTGTGATGCCTTATACATCCGGAACCACAGGAAAACCGAAAGGATGCATGCATACCAATTCGACGGTACAAGCAAATGCGGTTTCTGCGTATAACTGGGTAAGCATAACAATGGATAGTGTCCATTTAACGACGTTGCCACTTTTCCATGTGACGGGTATGCTTCACAGTCTTCATGCACCTGTTTATGGTGGTTGTACGATGGTGATCTTGACTCGTTGGGACCGTGAGATGGCAGCGAGAATGATCGAGGAAAAGCAAGTCACTCACTGGGTAATGATCAGTACCATGCTGATTGATTTCCTTTCAAATCCGAACCTTTCTTCATACAACATCTCTACCCTTCAAGTATTAGCAGGTGGAGGAGCAGCTCTACCGGAAGCTGTTGGGAATAAGCTATACGAAATGACAGGTCTTAAGTTTATAGAAGGATATGGATTGTCTGAGACTATTTCACATACGCACTTTAATCCACCTGATCGTCCGAAGCTTCAGTGCCTTGGTGTGCCATCCTTTGATGTTGATGCGCGCATTATTGATCCTGCCACCCAACAAGAATTAGGAGTCAATGAGACAGGAGAAATCGTCGTAAACGGTCCTCAAGTTTTCGTTGGATACTATAATGAAGCGGACAATGAAGGAGCTTTCCTTGAACTGGAAGGTAAGACGTTCTTCAGGACCGGGGATATTGGACGTGTCGATGAAGAGGGGTATTTCTTTATTGTGGACCGTGTTAAACGCATGATAAATGCTTCAGGATATAAGGTATGGCCCACAGAGGTGGAATCCCTACTTTATAACCACCCCGCTATTCAGCAGGCCTGTGTCGTAGGGGTGCCTGATCCCCGTCGTGGAGAAACCGTGAAAGCTTTCGTGATCTTAAATGAAGATGCGGTGGGGCAGGTTACAGAGGATGAAATTATTGAGTGGTCAAAAGAACACATGGCTGCTTATAAATATCCGAGGTTGATAGAATTCAGAGACTCTCTTCCGACAACGAGCTCAGGTAAAATTCTTTGGAGACAACTGCAAGAAGAAGAGAAGAGTCGCGTTTAA
- a CDS encoding quinone oxidoreductase family protein, translating to MKAVQFEYYGGPEVLEMKDFKNPSPAEGEVLLKVEVIGVNYADTARREGAYVVPTPLPFIPGAEVAGVVEEVGEGVQNVTKGDRVVTLIEKGGYAEFAVANAQTLIPIPNGVSPETAVALPLQGLTAYHILKTMGQLEEGETVLVHAAAGGVGSLAVQLAKTFGAGKVIATASTKEKLEFAKSLGADAAINYTEENWREQVIEANGGKGVDVALEMAGGEIFHETVKCMRSFGRVVVYGVASGNPAQMYPSGLMNRNLSVIGFFLPQIMKKPKLFSSSLQELLGLVERDELKLTIGGVYPLAEAANVHELLQSRKTKGKLVLVP from the coding sequence ATGAAAGCTGTTCAATTTGAGTATTATGGGGGACCTGAGGTTTTAGAAATGAAAGACTTCAAGAATCCTAGTCCTGCTGAAGGAGAAGTTCTTCTTAAAGTAGAGGTGATCGGCGTAAACTACGCAGATACAGCTCGTCGTGAGGGCGCCTATGTTGTGCCTACCCCTCTCCCTTTTATTCCTGGAGCTGAAGTAGCTGGAGTTGTGGAAGAAGTTGGTGAGGGTGTACAGAATGTGACTAAAGGAGACCGTGTTGTGACGCTTATTGAAAAAGGAGGCTATGCTGAATTTGCGGTAGCAAACGCTCAGACTTTAATTCCTATTCCGAATGGCGTATCACCTGAAACAGCTGTGGCTCTCCCTCTTCAAGGGCTCACCGCTTACCATATTCTAAAGACTATGGGCCAACTCGAAGAAGGAGAAACGGTACTTGTTCATGCTGCAGCTGGAGGAGTTGGTTCCCTTGCGGTGCAATTAGCGAAGACGTTCGGAGCCGGCAAAGTCATTGCAACAGCTAGTACCAAAGAAAAGTTAGAGTTTGCCAAATCATTAGGGGCAGATGCTGCGATCAACTACACAGAAGAGAATTGGCGTGAGCAAGTAATAGAAGCAAATGGAGGCAAAGGAGTTGACGTTGCGTTAGAAATGGCTGGAGGCGAAATTTTTCATGAAACAGTGAAATGTATGCGCTCATTTGGACGAGTGGTAGTCTACGGAGTTGCGAGTGGAAATCCAGCACAAATGTACCCGTCTGGTTTAATGAATCGTAACCTATCTGTAATTGGCTTTTTCTTACCGCAAATTATGAAAAAGCCTAAACTATTCAGTTCAAGCTTACAAGAGCTCCTTGGGCTTGTTGAGAGAGATGAATTGAAGCTTACCATTGGTGGTGTTTACCCGTTAGCTGAGGCAGCCAATGTACATGAACTACTTCAGAGCCGTAAGACAAAAGGGAAATTGGTACTTGTTCCATAA
- a CDS encoding enoyl-CoA hydratase/isomerase family protein, with product MFEGNDHLLIEQNGPVLSCVLNRPDRLNAFSEEMILGLTQAIKEADRSDAIKAITISGAGRSFSAGGDVKEMGHATATDVYDHLGYLNELILAMKECSKPIVSIVHGFAAGAGWNLVLASDQILAAKDSKFVLSFAQVGLVSDGGGSYFLTKKLGPYKAKELLFQAEPISADQASDLGLVNRVYEESVLEASAKEYVAKLAMGPGRAISMMKKLVNQSETSDLASILEQERITQTVMVSTEDHQEGVQAFVEKRKPAFTGK from the coding sequence GTGTTTGAAGGAAACGACCATTTATTGATTGAACAAAACGGTCCAGTTTTATCCTGTGTGTTGAATCGTCCAGATCGTTTAAATGCCTTTAGTGAAGAAATGATCCTTGGGCTTACCCAAGCTATCAAAGAAGCCGATCGTTCAGATGCAATTAAGGCGATTACGATTTCTGGTGCAGGCCGCTCTTTCTCTGCTGGTGGAGATGTAAAAGAAATGGGGCACGCCACAGCAACAGATGTATATGACCATTTAGGGTATTTAAATGAACTCATTTTAGCGATGAAGGAATGTTCAAAGCCCATTGTGTCCATCGTTCATGGATTCGCAGCAGGGGCAGGATGGAATCTAGTATTAGCGAGTGATCAAATTCTAGCAGCCAAAGATAGTAAGTTTGTTTTAAGTTTTGCCCAAGTAGGATTAGTTTCAGATGGGGGAGGCAGCTACTTTCTCACCAAAAAGCTAGGGCCTTATAAGGCGAAAGAGCTTTTGTTCCAAGCAGAACCCATATCAGCCGATCAGGCTAGTGACCTTGGACTCGTGAATCGCGTATACGAAGAAAGTGTGCTTGAAGCATCAGCAAAAGAATATGTTGCAAAACTCGCCATGGGGCCAGGACGTGCCATTAGTATGATGAAAAAGCTTGTGAACCAATCTGAAACAAGTGACCTGGCTTCCATACTCGAGCAAGAGCGTATTACACAAACTGTCATGGTGTCGACTGAGGATCACCAAGAAGGCGTTCAAGCATTTGTAGAGAAACGAAAGCCTGCGTTTACAGGCAAATAA
- a CDS encoding acyl-CoA dehydrogenase family protein, which produces MNPVDKMVKGGQFLTERISLEEMFTPEDLTDEHKMIQETARKFLKGEVYPHRETIESGDYDLVASLMKQAGELGLLGHSIPEAYGGLGLDKISKGIVGEALGSASGYSVAHSNHTCIASLPITYFGTKEQKETYLPKLASGEFIGAYCLTEPEAGSDALSARTTAVLNEEGTHYILNGTKIYITNAAFADTFIVYAKVDGEHFSAFIVERGFSGVSIGPEEQKMGIKGSSTCSVIFEDCQVPVKNLLGDVGRGHVIALNVLNLGRFNLGFATTGASRAVLDATLAQVTERKQFKRRIADFPATQEKLATMASELYAAESVMYRTAGLVESALGGYAESFDYKSIAKAMNEHALESAICKVVGSETLDYIADEGVQLHGGAGFIKEYPVEQAYRDARINRIFEGTNEINRLLIPGAFFKRVAKGEVDARSLIEKAQAKLESGVQKEEDILTSLNQAVETFRNIFLVCAGAAYEAYGEAMKNEQETLMKLANIAIDLYRAESSVIRAEKARAKQDRHSTLKEKLAQTFVEDCLARVETNAKYLGASLLKDEIRSQFLMGVSINLNAFLTDNRIERNRVIASQMIEANMFIR; this is translated from the coding sequence ATGAATCCAGTCGATAAGATGGTAAAAGGCGGTCAATTTCTAACAGAGAGGATCTCGCTTGAAGAAATGTTTACCCCTGAGGATTTGACGGATGAGCATAAAATGATTCAAGAAACAGCACGTAAATTCCTAAAGGGAGAAGTTTATCCTCATAGAGAAACGATCGAAAGCGGAGATTATGATCTGGTCGCTTCGCTTATGAAACAAGCAGGAGAACTGGGTTTACTTGGACATAGTATTCCAGAAGCATATGGGGGGTTAGGTCTCGATAAGATCAGCAAAGGAATAGTGGGGGAAGCCCTTGGTAGTGCGAGTGGATATTCCGTAGCTCACAGTAATCACACGTGTATAGCTTCTCTTCCAATTACGTATTTTGGGACTAAGGAACAGAAAGAAACCTACTTACCTAAGCTTGCTTCTGGTGAATTTATAGGAGCGTATTGCCTGACAGAACCAGAGGCAGGGTCAGACGCGTTATCAGCTAGGACTACTGCGGTACTGAATGAAGAAGGTACGCATTACATCCTTAATGGAACGAAGATTTATATTACGAATGCGGCTTTCGCTGATACATTTATTGTTTATGCAAAAGTTGATGGAGAGCATTTCTCAGCGTTTATTGTTGAAAGAGGTTTTTCAGGGGTATCCATCGGTCCAGAGGAACAAAAAATGGGTATTAAAGGTTCATCAACGTGTTCTGTCATCTTTGAAGATTGCCAAGTTCCTGTTAAGAATCTCCTTGGAGACGTAGGGCGTGGGCACGTTATTGCTTTAAATGTATTGAACTTAGGTCGTTTTAACCTTGGTTTTGCAACAACTGGTGCGTCTCGCGCTGTTTTAGATGCTACTTTGGCCCAGGTAACTGAGCGGAAACAGTTTAAGAGGCGCATAGCCGACTTCCCTGCCACTCAGGAGAAACTGGCTACGATGGCAAGTGAGCTGTATGCCGCTGAATCTGTTATGTACCGGACGGCTGGGCTAGTGGAGTCAGCTCTAGGGGGATATGCGGAGTCGTTTGATTATAAATCGATTGCAAAAGCAATGAATGAACATGCATTAGAGTCAGCAATCTGTAAAGTAGTTGGGTCGGAAACACTTGATTATATAGCTGATGAAGGTGTTCAGCTTCACGGGGGAGCAGGCTTTATTAAAGAGTACCCAGTCGAACAAGCATATCGTGACGCGCGAATTAACCGGATTTTTGAAGGCACCAACGAAATAAATCGTTTACTCATACCAGGGGCTTTCTTTAAAAGGGTTGCGAAAGGGGAAGTGGATGCCCGTTCATTAATAGAAAAAGCCCAGGCGAAGCTCGAAAGTGGCGTCCAAAAAGAGGAGGACATTCTCACTTCTCTAAATCAGGCTGTAGAAACGTTCCGTAACATCTTCCTAGTCTGTGCTGGAGCTGCTTATGAAGCCTACGGTGAGGCCATGAAGAATGAGCAAGAAACACTTATGAAGCTTGCCAATATTGCGATCGACCTGTACCGGGCAGAATCTAGCGTGATCAGAGCAGAAAAAGCAAGAGCCAAACAAGATCGCCATTCCACTTTGAAAGAAAAGTTAGCTCAAACATTTGTTGAGGATTGTTTAGCTAGAGTAGAAACGAATGCGAAATATTTAGGAGCTTCGTTACTAAAGGATGAAATACGCTCTCAATTTCTAATGGGGGTTTCTATAAATTTAAATGCCTTTCTTACAGATAATCGGATTGAACGAAATCGTGTTATTGCGTCTCAAATGATCGAAGCGAATATGTTCATTCGCTAA
- a CDS encoding 2-phosphosulfolactate phosphatase: MKKEDIDPSRWKADSVAVVFDVLLATSTITSSLAHGALEVIPVLNEEEAKRVAEEMKRENPIVAGEYGGITIDGFHPPNPLALNSVVKDRPLILSTTNGTVATRRSEGASFVYLCSLLNVGAVAEHLYHNHQHGDLVLVCSGSANAFCLEDYYGAGGLIQALMKLGEWSLSDAARGALMIYRNETYRAKEVLAETRVGEMMAAYGLARDIEFVANEDYFKVVPVFSKQSGSIKEVGQYESSR, from the coding sequence ATGAAGAAAGAAGATATTGATCCGTCTCGCTGGAAGGCAGACTCAGTCGCGGTTGTGTTTGACGTACTACTTGCTACTTCTACTATCACCTCAAGCTTAGCGCACGGAGCACTTGAGGTTATTCCGGTGTTAAATGAAGAGGAAGCTAAAAGGGTAGCCGAGGAAATGAAACGTGAGAATCCTATAGTAGCAGGAGAATATGGAGGAATTACGATTGATGGATTTCATCCGCCAAACCCTTTGGCGCTTAATTCTGTCGTAAAGGATCGCCCCCTTATTTTGTCTACAACGAATGGGACCGTCGCTACCCGTCGATCAGAAGGAGCTTCTTTTGTCTATTTGTGTTCTCTTTTAAATGTAGGAGCCGTAGCTGAACACCTCTACCACAATCATCAACATGGAGATCTTGTGCTTGTATGTTCAGGCTCTGCTAACGCATTTTGCCTTGAGGATTATTACGGGGCAGGGGGGCTTATTCAAGCTTTAATGAAGCTTGGAGAATGGTCTCTTTCCGATGCGGCTCGGGGTGCTTTAATGATTTATAGGAACGAAACGTATAGGGCAAAGGAAGTCTTAGCGGAGACCCGGGTGGGTGAAATGATGGCAGCTTACGGGTTGGCTAGGGACATAGAGTTTGTGGCGAATGAAGATTATTTCAAAGTCGTCCCTGTATTCTCTAAGCAGTCAGGGTCGATTAAGGAGGTAGGACAATATGAATCCAGTCGATAA
- a CDS encoding phosphotransferase family protein: MQETQPVRSGEELEVKKLEAFLKEHVPSFPQRGLEVRQFGAGHSNLTYELKAGEWEAVLRRPPLGPVAPKAHDMHREYTILKALNKKFDLAPKPFVYGDESVFGAPFFIMERKRGIVLDTEWPDGIEGSPELGQTISKEMVDRLVELHNLDYKGTELETMGKPEGFMERQVHGWIKRYDNSITDDVKSGERIKKWLVEHIPSSSEASVIHYDYKLNNAMFASHDYSRMVGLFDWEMTTVGDPMADLGVALGYWIEKDDPESLRKGLGKPPLTTEDGFFTRDEFIQRYAEKSGRDVTNVNLYLTFAYFKLAGIVQQIYYRYKMGQTDDPRFAHMNHFVNHLIELAEDTARV; the protein is encoded by the coding sequence ATGCAAGAGACCCAGCCAGTAAGGAGTGGAGAAGAGCTAGAAGTGAAGAAATTGGAAGCATTTTTGAAAGAACATGTACCATCTTTCCCTCAAAGGGGATTAGAAGTTCGTCAGTTTGGTGCGGGGCATTCAAATTTAACTTATGAATTAAAAGCAGGAGAGTGGGAAGCTGTCCTGAGGCGCCCTCCTTTAGGGCCAGTAGCTCCGAAAGCTCATGATATGCATCGTGAATACACAATTTTGAAAGCGCTTAATAAAAAGTTTGATCTTGCTCCTAAACCGTTCGTTTACGGAGATGAATCTGTATTCGGGGCTCCTTTTTTCATAATGGAAAGAAAAAGGGGGATTGTTCTTGATACAGAATGGCCAGATGGGATAGAAGGTTCTCCTGAACTCGGTCAAACGATTTCAAAAGAAATGGTTGATCGTCTTGTAGAACTTCACAATCTTGACTATAAGGGTACAGAACTCGAAACAATGGGGAAGCCTGAAGGGTTCATGGAACGTCAGGTGCATGGGTGGATCAAACGGTATGACAATTCTATAACAGATGATGTGAAATCTGGGGAACGGATTAAGAAGTGGTTGGTTGAACATATACCCTCTTCTTCTGAAGCATCCGTGATTCATTACGATTACAAATTGAATAATGCCATGTTTGCTAGTCATGATTACAGCCGTATGGTAGGGCTTTTTGATTGGGAAATGACGACAGTCGGTGATCCAATGGCAGATCTCGGGGTAGCCTTAGGCTATTGGATTGAAAAAGATGACCCGGAGTCTTTAAGAAAAGGGCTCGGTAAGCCTCCTCTTACAACTGAGGATGGATTCTTCACTCGTGACGAATTTATACAGCGTTATGCTGAGAAGAGTGGACGGGATGTAACAAATGTTAACCTTTACCTCACCTTTGCTTACTTTAAATTGGCCGGCATTGTGCAGCAAATTTATTACCGTTATAAAATGGGGCAAACCGATGATCCTCGATTTGCTCACATGAATCACTTTGTTAATCACCTTATTGAACTAGCTGAAGATACAGCGAGGGTGTAA
- a CDS encoding acyl-CoA thioesterase, translated as MHQHKVIVRFCETDLLGHVNNSNYFVYFEDARIQFFYDAAIFNNDQNYVLASAKCDFIKQAYFRQVLVIETKITRIGNSSFTAQQEIYDDETKELIARGETVIVSFNVETEKSHPLSNSIREKLAHYIVND; from the coding sequence ATGCACCAGCATAAAGTAATCGTCCGTTTTTGTGAAACGGACTTACTTGGTCATGTGAATAACAGTAACTATTTCGTTTATTTTGAAGATGCTAGAATTCAGTTTTTTTATGATGCAGCTATCTTCAATAACGATCAGAATTATGTACTTGCTTCAGCGAAGTGTGATTTTATAAAACAAGCTTATTTTAGACAGGTTCTTGTAATTGAGACGAAGATTACGAGGATCGGTAATAGCAGTTTTACTGCCCAACAAGAAATCTATGATGACGAAACAAAAGAATTGATAGCAAGAGGGGAGACTGTCATCGTTTCTTTTAATGTCGAAACAGAGAAGAGCCATCCCCTTTCTAATTCAATTCGGGAGAAGTTAGCTCATTATATCGTCAACGATTAA